A portion of the Gemmatimonadaceae bacterium genome contains these proteins:
- the tilS gene encoding tRNA lysidine(34) synthetase TilS — MTRTSTTIGDEVSRALSSHDRVVLAVSGGLDSMALLHAARGARSRLIVATFDHGTGRAATDAARLVRRRCKELGLECFTGRADVKARTEAGWREQRWSFLREVARDHDAAIATAHTLDDQIETVFIRILRDAGPRGLAGLYARTDVLRPLLRTRRAALEAYARAHSLEYVDDPSNFSRRHLRNRVRLDLLPAVLAARPSFADELLDLARRAADWRRTVAAAVDGFGIERHSDGSLFVARRVLGSYDQRELAILWPEIAARADVTMDRRGTRRVAAFTIEGATGGSIQLSGGNEVVRTREHFVLRRKVP; from the coding sequence ATGACCCGGACGAGCACGACAATTGGCGACGAAGTCTCGCGGGCGCTGTCGAGTCACGACCGCGTCGTGCTCGCCGTTTCCGGGGGGCTCGACTCAATGGCGCTGCTGCACGCGGCGCGGGGCGCCCGGTCCCGGCTGATCGTCGCCACCTTCGACCACGGCACCGGTCGCGCCGCGACCGACGCCGCGCGGCTGGTGCGCCGGCGGTGCAAGGAGCTGGGCCTCGAGTGCTTCACCGGACGCGCGGACGTCAAAGCGCGAACGGAAGCGGGCTGGCGGGAGCAGCGCTGGAGCTTTCTGCGCGAGGTCGCGCGCGACCACGACGCCGCGATCGCCACCGCGCACACGCTGGACGATCAGATCGAGACCGTGTTCATCCGCATTCTGCGTGACGCCGGCCCGCGCGGCCTCGCGGGGCTATATGCGCGAACCGACGTGCTGCGCCCGCTGCTGCGGACGCGGAGAGCTGCGCTGGAGGCGTACGCGCGCGCGCACTCGCTCGAGTACGTGGACGATCCGTCCAATTTCTCGCGGCGCCACCTGCGCAACCGGGTTCGGCTCGATCTGCTGCCCGCGGTTCTCGCCGCTCGGCCGTCGTTCGCCGACGAGCTGCTGGACCTGGCGCGGCGCGCCGCGGACTGGCGCCGGACGGTAGCCGCCGCGGTGGACGGGTTCGGCATCGAACGGCACTCGGACGGGTCGCTGTTCGTTGCCCGGCGCGTTCTGGGGTCGTATGATCAACGGGAGCTCGCCATCCTCTGGCCGGAGATCGCGGCGCGCGCGGACGTGACCATGGACAGACGCGGAACCCGCCGGGTAGCCGCGTTTACTATTGAGGGGGCTACCGGCGGCTCCATCCAACTTTCCGGGGGAAATGAAGTCGTGAGAACTCGCGAGCACTTCGTCTTACGACGGAAGGTCCCGTGA
- the ugpC gene encoding sn-glycerol-3-phosphate ABC transporter ATP-binding protein UgpC has product MASVTLEGVRKIYHDGGEHVAVAGVDLEVADGEFVVLVGPSGCGKSTTLRMIAGLESISAGTVKIDGRVVNHVPPKLRDIAMVFQSYALYPHMTVRENLGFALKLRNMPRAEIDERVSAAAATLGLEEYLDRRPRQLSGGQRQRVALGRAIVRQPKVFLFDEPLSNLDAQMRVSMRREIARLHQELAVTMIYVTHDQVEAMTLGDRIVVMDKGHVMQIDTPLNLYERPDNRFVAGFIGNPAMNFTTGTVAGGDEPRFIAEGGAWQTALPRHLASRLGSVSGGTVIMGVRPEDVSVVPDARNGATIEARLDLAESLGNEVFVYARAGEQDIVARVSPQPMPPLGSPITLAIDMEKAHFFDPASGKRITSGASHPE; this is encoded by the coding sequence ATGGCGAGCGTAACGCTCGAAGGTGTGCGCAAAATCTACCACGATGGTGGCGAGCACGTCGCGGTCGCGGGCGTGGACCTCGAGGTCGCCGACGGCGAGTTCGTCGTCCTGGTCGGACCGTCGGGGTGCGGCAAGAGCACCACGCTGCGGATGATCGCCGGACTGGAGTCCATCAGCGCCGGGACCGTGAAGATCGACGGGCGCGTGGTGAATCACGTGCCGCCGAAGCTGCGGGACATAGCGATGGTGTTCCAGAGCTACGCGCTCTACCCGCACATGACGGTTCGGGAGAATCTGGGCTTCGCGCTGAAGCTGCGAAACATGCCGCGCGCGGAGATCGACGAGCGCGTCTCCGCCGCGGCGGCGACGCTGGGTCTGGAGGAGTATCTCGACAGGCGACCGCGCCAGCTTTCCGGCGGCCAGCGACAGCGGGTCGCGCTCGGCAGAGCGATCGTGCGGCAGCCCAAGGTCTTCCTGTTCGACGAGCCGCTGTCGAACCTCGACGCGCAGATGCGCGTCTCGATGCGGCGTGAAATCGCGCGGCTCCATCAGGAGCTGGCGGTCACGATGATCTACGTTACGCACGATCAGGTCGAGGCGATGACGCTGGGAGACCGGATCGTCGTGATGGACAAGGGGCACGTGATGCAGATCGATACGCCGCTGAATCTGTACGAGAGGCCCGACAACCGCTTCGTCGCGGGCTTCATCGGAAATCCGGCGATGAACTTCACGACCGGGACGGTCGCTGGCGGGGACGAGCCGCGCTTCATCGCCGAAGGCGGGGCGTGGCAGACGGCGCTCCCGCGTCACCTCGCCTCCCGGCTGGGATCCGTGAGCGGCGGGACCGTGATCATGGGCGTCCGCCCGGAGGACGTGTCGGTCGTGCCGGATGCGCGGAACGGCGCCACCATCGAAGCGCGGCTCGACCTGGCCGAGTCGCTCGGTAACGAGGTCTTCGTGTACGCGCGCGCCGGAGAGCAGGACATCGTAGCTCGCGTGTCGCCGCAGCCGATGCCGCCGCTAGGCTCTCCGATAACGCTCGCGATCGACATGGAGAAGGCGCACTTCTTCGATCCGGCTTCGGGCAAGCGGATAACTTCGGGGGCGAGCCACCCCGAGTAG
- a CDS encoding GH1 family beta-glucosidase — protein MSDSYRFPAGFLWGAATSAYQIEGSPTADGAGRSIWHRFSHTPGKTWLDQTGDVACDHYRRYAEDVALMKELGLNAYRFSIAWGRVYPAGTGAVNRKGLDFYSRLVDELLRSDVMPNVTLYHWDLPEALDDRGGWLNPDIAGWFGDYAGTMFDALGDRVKMWSTLNEPWVVTDGGYLHGGLAPGHANLFEAPIATHNLLRAHGTAVQRFRASSAAKDGRIGIVVNLEPKHPASESPEDVAATKRSDAYMNRQYLDPVFRGRYPAEMKEIFAEAWPDWPDADMRLIRQPIDFLGVNYYTRKVERHAYDRLPLRTKPVPQEHAWTTQTDWEVYPRALTQLLRGVKESYGDVPLYICENGAAFDDPPQAIDGKVEDPQRVEYYRRHLRAAHDAIRGGVDLRGYFAWSLLDNYEWSGGYSKRFGIVHVDYETQRRTIKSSGRYYASVIASNGEILSD, from the coding sequence ATGAGTGATTCCTACCGGTTCCCCGCTGGCTTCCTCTGGGGAGCGGCGACCTCCGCGTATCAGATCGAGGGATCGCCCACCGCCGACGGCGCGGGCCGCAGCATCTGGCACCGCTTCTCCCACACGCCCGGGAAAACTTGGCTCGATCAGACGGGCGACGTCGCCTGCGATCATTACCGGCGCTACGCGGAAGACGTCGCGCTGATGAAGGAGCTCGGACTCAACGCGTACCGGTTCAGCATCGCGTGGGGCCGCGTGTACCCCGCGGGTACCGGAGCCGTAAACCGGAAGGGCCTCGACTTCTACTCGCGCCTCGTGGACGAGCTGCTGCGCAGCGACGTCATGCCCAACGTCACGCTGTATCACTGGGATCTCCCCGAAGCGCTCGACGACCGCGGCGGCTGGCTCAATCCCGACATCGCCGGCTGGTTCGGCGACTACGCGGGGACGATGTTCGACGCGCTCGGCGACCGCGTGAAGATGTGGTCCACTCTCAACGAGCCGTGGGTCGTGACCGACGGCGGCTATCTCCACGGCGGGCTCGCGCCGGGCCACGCCAACCTGTTCGAGGCCCCGATCGCGACGCACAACCTGCTGCGCGCGCACGGCACCGCGGTGCAGCGGTTCCGCGCGAGCAGCGCGGCAAAGGACGGCAGGATCGGCATCGTCGTGAACCTGGAGCCGAAGCACCCAGCATCCGAGTCGCCCGAAGACGTGGCAGCGACGAAGCGCTCCGACGCGTACATGAACCGGCAATACCTGGATCCGGTATTTCGCGGGCGTTACCCGGCGGAGATGAAAGAGATCTTCGCCGAGGCCTGGCCCGACTGGCCCGATGCCGACATGCGGCTCATCCGGCAGCCGATCGACTTCCTGGGGGTCAACTACTACACGAGGAAGGTCGAACGTCATGCCTACGATCGTCTGCCGCTGCGCACGAAGCCCGTGCCGCAGGAACATGCCTGGACCACGCAGACCGACTGGGAAGTGTATCCTCGCGCGCTCACGCAACTGCTGCGCGGCGTGAAGGAGAGCTACGGCGACGTTCCGTTGTACATCTGCGAGAACGGCGCGGCGTTCGACGACCCGCCGCAGGCGATCGACGGCAAGGTCGAGGATCCGCAGCGGGTGGAGTACTACCGGCGGCATCTCCGCGCCGCGCACGATGCCATCCGCGGCGGAGTAGACCTCCGCGGCTACTTCGCCTGGTCGCTGCTGGACAACTACGAGTGGTCGGGCGGCTACTCCAAGCGGTTCGGGATCGTGCACGTGGACTACGAGACGCAGCGGCGCACGATCAAGTCGAGCGGACGGTACTACGCGTCCGTCATCGCCAGCAACGGAGAAATCCTCTCGGATTAG
- a CDS encoding discoidin domain-containing protein: MSARFVAAALACVCAAAGGAQQPAPVVIDAFESVSQWTAIPADGVEITIHPDRGVRGRSMRLDFDFHGHGGYAVVRRAVNLPLPANYEFSFAIRGSAPVNTLEFKLADSTGENVWWSNTPGFVFPREWRTIIRKKRHISFAWGPTSDRELRRVFAIEFAITAGSGGKGSVWIDDLVLAPLEPEAPYTLVPGVTATASAPGFDIGRATDGDPETSWRYSGAAPAMIEIDFHKRREFGGMVVDWSPGRRARSYDVLGSVDGVAWQKLYSVNRTSPVPASTLDPRDYVHVPESDARHLRIVLNEPEGASGYGIRELSVKPLEWAPTKNDLMRVIAEDARRGSYPRYLSGEQSYWTVIGVDGAEEEALINEEGMIEVGRGRFSIEPFLYADDKLFTWHDAEITVLPDSGALPFPQVRWIVKTRRGDLELLISAVPTGPPDSSALHVRYRVTDLTDYGQMVMLFLAVRPLQVNPPWQFLSQVGGIARVDSVQIRGRDISVNGRNAVHSVTFPNNFGAVSFDEGRIISWLHAGEIPSAKEVVDPFGLASAAMRYDIVYGVAMEPGTVADSVEIAIPLTGTHGYPSEISFAARERAAREVWREKLDRVQIDLPASGQPHVRTLRANLAYILINRDGPAIQPGSRSYSRSWIRDGSLTSTALLRMGHAPVVKEFVEWYATQQYPNGKIPCCVDEQGATPVPENDSHGQFIYLVAEYYRHTGDTTLLGRMWPHVAKAVSYMDSLRQSRMTERYRSGDNRAFCGLMPESISHEGYSAKPMHSYWDDFFALRGFKDAAFMARELGREESAAFERLRDRFREDFYASIRFVTSKHGIDFIPGSAELADFDATSTTVGVSPGGEAHRLPADLLARTFDRYFTEARERATGAKPWEAYTPYELRTVGTFVQLGQKERAHELLSFFFRHQRPPGWYMWAEVVFNDRNKPAFIGDMPHTWVGSDYIRSFLDMFAFERESDSSLVVAAGVKEDWVREHPGVRVASLSTHYGPITYDMRGDSGAVTVSLRAGLRIPAGGIVVRSPLDQSFTSVAVNGVLRPGTGSEVTVRALPATIVFRYGR, from the coding sequence ATGAGCGCGCGCTTCGTCGCGGCTGCGCTTGCGTGCGTGTGTGCGGCCGCCGGCGGCGCGCAGCAGCCGGCGCCGGTCGTCATCGACGCGTTCGAGTCGGTGAGCCAGTGGACCGCGATTCCCGCCGACGGCGTCGAGATCACCATCCATCCGGACAGGGGCGTGCGCGGCCGCTCGATGCGGCTCGACTTCGACTTTCACGGGCATGGCGGGTACGCGGTGGTCCGCCGGGCCGTGAATCTGCCGCTGCCGGCCAACTACGAGTTCTCCTTCGCGATCCGCGGCTCTGCGCCGGTGAACACGCTCGAGTTCAAGCTCGCCGACTCGACGGGGGAGAACGTCTGGTGGTCGAACACGCCGGGCTTCGTGTTCCCGCGCGAATGGCGCACGATAATTCGCAAGAAGCGGCACATCTCGTTCGCCTGGGGGCCGACGTCGGATCGCGAGCTGCGCCGGGTGTTCGCGATCGAGTTCGCGATCACGGCCGGCTCGGGCGGGAAGGGCAGCGTGTGGATCGACGACCTCGTGCTGGCGCCGCTGGAGCCCGAAGCTCCGTACACGCTCGTTCCCGGGGTGACCGCGACCGCTTCAGCGCCCGGATTCGATATCGGTCGGGCGACGGACGGCGATCCCGAGACGTCGTGGCGCTACAGTGGGGCCGCTCCGGCAATGATAGAAATCGACTTTCACAAGCGCCGGGAGTTTGGCGGCATGGTGGTCGATTGGTCGCCCGGCCGCCGCGCGAGATCATACGACGTTCTCGGATCCGTGGACGGAGTTGCCTGGCAGAAGCTGTATTCGGTGAACAGAACGTCGCCGGTGCCCGCCTCCACGCTCGACCCGCGCGATTACGTCCACGTGCCGGAGAGCGACGCGCGCCATCTCCGCATCGTGCTCAACGAGCCGGAGGGCGCGAGCGGCTACGGAATCCGCGAGCTGAGCGTGAAGCCGCTCGAATGGGCTCCGACGAAGAACGATCTCATGCGCGTCATCGCGGAAGACGCGCGGCGCGGAAGCTATCCCCGGTATCTCTCGGGCGAGCAGTCGTATTGGACCGTGATAGGCGTGGACGGCGCCGAGGAAGAAGCGCTCATCAACGAAGAAGGGATGATCGAGGTGGGCCGTGGACGCTTCTCGATCGAGCCCTTTCTCTACGCCGATGACAAACTCTTCACCTGGCATGACGCAGAGATCACCGTGCTCCCCGACTCCGGGGCGCTGCCGTTTCCGCAGGTGAGATGGATAGTAAAAACGCGGCGGGGCGACCTGGAGCTATTGATATCGGCGGTCCCCACCGGACCGCCCGATTCGTCGGCGCTGCACGTTCGCTACCGCGTAACCGATCTCACCGACTACGGCCAGATGGTAATGCTGTTTCTCGCGGTTCGGCCGCTCCAGGTGAATCCGCCGTGGCAGTTTCTGAGTCAGGTTGGTGGGATCGCGAGAGTCGACTCCGTGCAGATTCGCGGACGCGACATAAGCGTCAACGGCAGGAACGCGGTGCACTCGGTGACTTTCCCGAATAATTTTGGGGCGGTGTCGTTCGACGAAGGGCGCATCATCAGCTGGCTGCATGCGGGAGAGATTCCGTCGGCGAAGGAGGTCGTGGATCCGTTCGGTCTCGCCTCCGCCGCCATGCGATACGACATCGTGTACGGCGTCGCAATGGAGCCGGGCACCGTCGCCGACTCGGTCGAGATCGCGATACCTCTCACCGGGACGCACGGTTACCCGAGCGAGATATCGTTCGCGGCCCGCGAGCGGGCCGCGCGCGAGGTGTGGCGCGAGAAGCTGGACCGGGTCCAAATAGATCTGCCGGCGAGCGGCCAACCCCACGTGCGGACGCTGCGCGCCAACCTCGCGTACATCCTCATCAACCGAGACGGCCCCGCGATCCAGCCTGGTTCCCGCTCGTACTCCCGCTCCTGGATCCGCGACGGCTCGCTGACTTCCACCGCGCTGCTTCGCATGGGACACGCGCCCGTCGTGAAGGAGTTCGTGGAGTGGTACGCCACGCAGCAGTACCCCAACGGCAAGATCCCGTGCTGCGTGGACGAGCAGGGCGCTACGCCCGTCCCCGAGAACGACAGTCACGGCCAGTTCATCTACCTGGTCGCCGAGTACTACCGGCATACGGGTGACACCACGCTCCTCGGCAGGATGTGGCCGCACGTGGCGAAAGCGGTGTCGTACATGGATTCGCTGCGGCAGTCGCGAATGACGGAGCGATACCGGTCCGGCGACAACCGCGCCTTCTGCGGGCTGATGCCCGAGTCCATCAGCCACGAAGGCTACAGCGCGAAACCCATGCACAGCTATTGGGACGACTTCTTCGCGCTGCGCGGATTCAAGGACGCTGCCTTCATGGCGCGCGAGCTGGGCAGAGAGGAAAGCGCGGCGTTCGAGCGCCTGCGCGACCGCTTCCGCGAGGATTTTTACGCGTCGATCCGGTTCGTGACGAGCAAGCACGGTATCGACTTCATCCCGGGCTCCGCGGAGCTGGCCGATTTCGACGCCACGTCAACCACTGTAGGTGTCTCACCGGGCGGCGAGGCGCACAGGCTTCCCGCCGATCTCCTGGCGCGAACGTTCGACAGGTATTTCACCGAGGCCCGCGAGCGCGCGACCGGCGCGAAGCCGTGGGAAGCCTACACGCCGTACGAGCTGCGCACCGTCGGCACGTTCGTCCAGCTCGGCCAGAAGGAGCGGGCGCACGAGCTGCTCTCCTTCTTCTTCCGCCACCAGCGGCCGCCGGGCTGGTACATGTGGGCGGAAGTCGTGTTCAACGACAGGAACAAGCCGGCATTCATCGGCGACATGCCGCACACGTGGGTGGGGAGCGACTACATCCGGAGCTTCCTCGACATGTTCGCGTTCGAGCGGGAGAGCGACAGCTCGCTGGTCGTCGCCGCGGGCGTGAAGGAGGATTGGGTCAGGGAGCATCCCGGTGTACGCGTGGCCAGTCTCTCGACGCACTACGGACCTATCACCTATGACATGCGCGGCGACAGCGGCGCCGTGACGGTGAGTCTCCGCGCGGGATTGCGCATCCCCGCCGGCGGAATCGTGGTCCGGTCGCCGCTGGACCAGTCGTTCACGTCCGTCGCGGTCAACGGAGTGCTGAGGCCGGGTACCGGCTCCGAAGTGACCGTGCGCGCCCTGCCGGCGACGATCGTTTTCAGGTACGGGAGATGA
- a CDS encoding carbohydrate ABC transporter permease, which produces MTGPRRELVVSIVLHTVLVLGAIVALMPMAWMLSASLMPTGEATAYPPRFLPSRVTLEHYEQLFTRLDLGRYLFNSAFLAFTVTATSLVINSMAGYAFAKLRFRGRDRTFRLLSLGLVLPVQVAMLPLFLLMKQLGLVNTYWGVIIPGMASIFGIFLIRQYALSIPDDMLDAARIDGASELTIYWKVVVPGILPILATLAIWTFLATWNDFMWPLIVLSDASHYTLPVALANLSGEHVQDTELMMAGSVLTVLPVLAVFLFLQRYYIQGIMAGSVKG; this is translated from the coding sequence GTGACGGGGCCGCGGCGGGAGCTGGTCGTCTCGATCGTTCTGCACACCGTGCTGGTGCTCGGCGCGATCGTCGCGCTCATGCCGATGGCGTGGATGCTGTCGGCGTCGCTCATGCCGACGGGCGAAGCGACCGCGTACCCGCCGCGGTTTCTTCCGAGCCGCGTGACGCTCGAGCACTACGAGCAGCTGTTCACGCGGCTGGATCTGGGGCGGTATCTGTTCAACAGCGCGTTCCTGGCTTTCACCGTCACGGCGACGTCGCTCGTGATCAATTCCATGGCCGGCTACGCGTTCGCCAAGCTGCGCTTCCGCGGGCGCGACCGCACGTTCCGCCTGCTGTCGCTGGGGCTCGTGCTGCCGGTGCAGGTGGCGATGCTGCCGCTGTTCCTGCTGATGAAGCAGCTGGGTCTGGTGAACACGTACTGGGGCGTGATCATCCCGGGAATGGCGAGCATCTTCGGGATCTTTCTGATCCGGCAGTACGCGCTGTCCATCCCGGACGACATGCTCGACGCCGCGCGCATCGACGGCGCGTCCGAGCTGACGATCTACTGGAAGGTAGTGGTGCCGGGGATCCTGCCGATTCTGGCGACGCTCGCGATCTGGACTTTTCTCGCGACGTGGAACGACTTCATGTGGCCGCTGATCGTGCTGAGCGACGCGTCGCACTACACGTTGCCGGTGGCGCTGGCGAACCTCTCGGGCGAGCACGTGCAGGACACCGAGCTGATGATGGCCGGCTCGGTGCTCACGGTGCTGCCGGTGCTGGCCGTGTTCCTCTTCCTGCAGCGGTACTACATCCAGGGGATCATGGCCGGGAGCGTGAAGGGATGA
- a CDS encoding sugar ABC transporter permease has product MTAPAIPARMPAAQLPPGTGRAAWLFLAPALSLIFIFFFLPVLASLLLSLTDFDIYAIADPSATRFVGLRNYGRLLQTPEFWQALRNTLYFALAGGPLTIALSLAAALLLNAKLTRFKTVFRTIYFIPFVTTLVAVSIVWRYLYHTRYGLLNYGLGYLGVEPIDWLGDPRWAMPAIILLAVWKNFGYNMLIFIAGLQSIPSELYDAAEIDGAGPVRRFFNVTLPLLGPTLLFVGVVTMIGYFQLFAEPYVMTMGGPLRATTSVVLLMYEEGFRWWRMGYAAAIAFVLFLVILIATLIQFRLQRERA; this is encoded by the coding sequence ATGACCGCGCCCGCGATTCCGGCGAGAATGCCGGCCGCGCAGCTGCCGCCGGGAACCGGCAGGGCGGCGTGGCTGTTTCTCGCGCCGGCGCTGAGCCTCATCTTCATCTTCTTCTTCCTGCCGGTGCTCGCGTCGCTGCTGCTCAGCCTCACGGACTTCGACATCTACGCGATCGCCGACCCGTCTGCGACCAGGTTCGTGGGCCTCAGGAACTACGGCCGGCTCCTGCAGACGCCGGAGTTCTGGCAGGCGCTGCGCAACACCCTGTATTTCGCGCTCGCAGGCGGGCCGCTGACGATCGCGCTCTCGCTCGCTGCCGCCCTGCTGCTCAACGCGAAGCTCACGCGGTTCAAGACGGTTTTCCGCACGATCTACTTCATTCCGTTCGTCACCACGCTCGTCGCGGTGTCGATCGTGTGGCGCTACCTGTACCACACGCGCTACGGGCTGCTCAACTACGGGCTCGGCTACCTTGGCGTCGAGCCGATCGACTGGCTGGGCGATCCGCGTTGGGCGATGCCGGCGATCATCCTGCTGGCGGTGTGGAAGAACTTCGGCTACAACATGCTGATCTTCATCGCCGGGCTGCAGTCGATCCCGTCCGAGCTGTACGACGCCGCGGAGATCGACGGCGCCGGTCCGGTGCGGCGCTTCTTCAACGTGACGCTGCCGCTGCTCGGACCCACGCTGCTGTTCGTGGGCGTGGTGACGATGATCGGCTACTTCCAGCTGTTCGCCGAGCCGTACGTCATGACCATGGGCGGACCGCTGCGCGCGACGACCAGCGTGGTGCTGCTGATGTACGAGGAAGGTTTCCGCTGGTGGCGGATGGGCTACGCGGCGGCCATCGCGTTCGTGCTCTTCCTGGTGATTCTGATCGCCACGCTGATCCAGTTCCGGCTGCAGAGGGAGCGCGCGTGA
- a CDS encoding sugar ABC transporter substrate-binding protein, translating into MDSRALIARAIAGAALALGACAESPASDAVTLRLWAMGREGEVVSELMPAFEREHPGIRVEVQQIPWTAAHEKLLTAFVGEATPDIAMLGNTWLPEFVALGALAPLDELIAASDGIDPRDFFDGIWRTNVVDGKTYGIPWYVDTRLVYYRSDILARAGYSDLPQTWAGWMAAMRKIKSQMGPSQYPMLMPTNEWPQLVGFALETGSPILSQGGRFGAFQEPRFREAFEFYLSFFREGLAPPVSSSQISNLFQEFERGNIAMYISGPWYIGEFRNRLADSVQDKWTTAPMPGKDGPGASMAAGASLAIFEGSRHKREAWLLIEYLSRPATQLEFYKLTGDLPPRKASWQDTLLTNNVRARAFRDQLDRVVPLPQVPEWEEIATAIYERGERAVRGAATVDQTLAALDRDVNAMLEKRRYLLARSGKPE; encoded by the coding sequence ATGGATTCACGCGCGCTGATCGCGCGGGCGATCGCCGGCGCGGCGCTCGCGCTCGGCGCCTGCGCGGAGTCGCCGGCGAGCGACGCGGTGACGCTGCGGCTGTGGGCGATGGGGCGGGAGGGCGAGGTAGTCTCGGAGTTGATGCCGGCGTTCGAGCGCGAGCACCCGGGAATCAGGGTGGAAGTGCAGCAGATCCCGTGGACCGCGGCGCACGAGAAACTGCTCACCGCGTTCGTCGGCGAAGCCACCCCCGACATCGCGATGCTCGGCAATACCTGGCTGCCGGAGTTCGTCGCGCTCGGCGCGCTCGCGCCGCTGGACGAGCTGATCGCCGCGTCGGACGGAATCGACCCGCGCGATTTCTTCGACGGGATCTGGCGGACCAACGTCGTGGACGGCAAGACGTACGGCATCCCGTGGTACGTGGACACGCGGCTCGTGTACTACCGGTCCGACATCCTCGCGCGGGCGGGCTACAGCGACCTGCCGCAAACGTGGGCGGGATGGATGGCCGCCATGCGGAAGATCAAGTCGCAGATGGGCCCGTCGCAGTATCCGATGCTGATGCCCACCAACGAGTGGCCCCAGCTCGTCGGGTTCGCGCTCGAGACCGGCTCGCCAATCCTGTCGCAGGGCGGCCGCTTCGGCGCGTTCCAGGAGCCGCGGTTCCGGGAAGCGTTCGAGTTCTACCTGAGCTTCTTCCGCGAAGGTCTCGCGCCGCCCGTGAGCAGCTCGCAGATCTCGAACCTCTTCCAGGAGTTCGAGCGCGGCAACATCGCGATGTACATCTCCGGGCCGTGGTACATCGGCGAGTTCCGCAACCGCCTCGCCGACAGCGTGCAGGACAAGTGGACGACCGCGCCGATGCCGGGCAAGGACGGTCCGGGCGCGTCCATGGCCGCGGGCGCGAGCCTCGCCATCTTCGAGGGGTCGCGGCACAAGCGGGAAGCGTGGCTGCTGATCGAGTATCTCTCGCGCCCCGCCACGCAGCTCGAGTTCTACAAGCTCACGGGCGATCTGCCGCCACGGAAGGCGTCATGGCAGGACACGCTGCTCACCAACAACGTGCGCGCGCGCGCGTTCCGCGATCAGCTCGACCGCGTGGTGCCGCTGCCGCAGGTGCCGGAGTGGGAGGAGATCGCCACGGCGATCTACGAGCGGGGCGAGCGGGCGGTGCGCGGCGCGGCGACGGTGGATCAGACGCTGGCCGCGCTGGACCGCGACGTCAACGCGATGCTGGAGAAGCGGCGCTATCTCCTGGCGCGGAGCGGCAAGCCCGAATGA